A section of the Streptomyces sp. CG1 genome encodes:
- a CDS encoding YibE/F family protein codes for MTSMEQYPYRPPEPRRPDVSEQGGGYGQDGHAAGHPYGHDARTSGVAGQSHGYPHDLSGAGHRQRAADFDGGEGRAPERRSGGDDGGGHGHGQGHGHSHSHSHGPAAPVSKHLRKVIAAILVPFTAAVVVGLLVLWPGGAPPHKRTGVGFDRETQQATVTKVVEVSCRSVNASGDTPTGDTSTAEGNSVEQQAKGTCKKATVRLDTGKDKGRTFTEIVQPDQPRQLHQSEQVMVAYEPSAPKDLQYSVTDVNRKFPMTLLAGIFALAVVVVGRLRGVMALVALAISFMVLNFFILPAILQGSNPLLVAVIGSSAIMLIALYMCHGLSARTSVAVLGTLASLALIGILGSQFIDWAALTGNTDDQTGLIHGLYPKLDMSGLLLAGVIIGSLGVLDDVTVTQTSAVWELHDANPAMGRRGLYRAGIRIGRDHIASVVNTLVLAYAGAALPLMLLFSIAQSGVGTVANSELVAEEIVRTLVGSIGLVASVPVTTLLAALVVSADRPGPDSPASAAAQPVPARGGRGRRRKR; via the coding sequence GTGACCAGCATGGAGCAGTACCCGTATCGACCGCCCGAGCCGCGCCGCCCAGACGTCTCGGAGCAGGGCGGCGGCTACGGCCAGGACGGCCATGCAGCCGGCCACCCGTACGGCCACGACGCCCGGACGAGCGGGGTGGCCGGACAGAGCCATGGGTACCCTCATGACCTCTCAGGGGCCGGTCACCGGCAGAGGGCGGCCGACTTCGACGGAGGCGAGGGGCGTGCTCCCGAGCGGCGATCCGGCGGGGACGACGGCGGCGGTCACGGCCATGGGCAGGGCCACGGGCACAGTCATAGCCACAGCCACGGTCCCGCTGCCCCCGTTTCCAAGCATCTGCGCAAGGTCATCGCCGCGATCCTGGTCCCGTTCACCGCGGCGGTCGTCGTCGGACTGCTGGTGCTCTGGCCCGGGGGAGCCCCGCCGCACAAGCGCACCGGCGTCGGCTTCGACCGGGAGACGCAGCAGGCCACGGTCACCAAGGTCGTCGAGGTGAGCTGCCGGTCGGTGAACGCCTCCGGCGACACCCCGACCGGCGACACCTCCACCGCCGAGGGCAACTCGGTGGAACAGCAGGCGAAGGGAACCTGCAAGAAGGCGACCGTCCGGCTCGACACCGGCAAGGACAAGGGCCGTACGTTCACCGAGATCGTGCAGCCCGACCAGCCCCGGCAGCTGCACCAGAGCGAACAGGTGATGGTCGCCTACGAGCCCTCGGCACCGAAAGACCTGCAGTACTCGGTGACCGATGTGAACCGGAAGTTCCCCATGACGCTGCTCGCGGGGATCTTCGCACTCGCCGTCGTGGTGGTCGGCAGACTGCGCGGTGTCATGGCGCTCGTCGCACTGGCCATCAGCTTCATGGTGCTGAACTTCTTCATCCTGCCCGCGATCCTCCAGGGCTCGAACCCGCTGCTCGTGGCCGTGATCGGGTCGAGCGCCATCATGCTGATCGCCCTCTACATGTGCCACGGCCTGTCCGCCCGCACCTCGGTGGCGGTACTCGGCACCCTGGCCTCACTGGCGCTGATCGGCATCCTCGGCTCACAGTTCATCGACTGGGCCGCGCTCACCGGCAACACCGACGACCAGACCGGCCTGATCCACGGCCTCTACCCAAAGCTCGACATGAGCGGCCTGCTGCTCGCCGGCGTCATCATCGGCTCACTCGGCGTCCTGGACGACGTGACCGTGACCCAGACCTCGGCCGTCTGGGAACTGCACGACGCCAACCCGGCAATGGGCCGGCGCGGACTGTACCGGGCAGGCATCCGCATCGGCCGCGACCACATCGCCTCCGTGGTCAACACCCTCGTCCTCGCCTACGCCGGCGCCGCCCTTCCGCTGATGCTGCTCTTCTCCATCGCGCAGAGCGGCGTGGGCACCGTCGCCAACAGCGAACTGGTCGCCGAGGAGATCGTACGCACGCTGGTCGGCTCGATCGGCCTGGTCGCCTCGGTCCCGGTCACCACGCTCCTCGCCGCCCTGGTCGTCTCGGCAGACCGACCCGGCCCGGACAGCCCGGCATCCGCTGCGGCACAGCCCGTCCCGGCACGCGGTGGGCGGGGACGACGCCGAAAGCGGTGA
- a CDS encoding SsgA family sporulation/cell division regulator: protein MRESVQAEVMMSFLVSEELSFRIPVELRYGTSDPYAVRLTFHLPGDAPVTWAFGRELLVDGVGRPCGEGDVHIAPADSEMLGEVLIRLQVGCDQALFRSSVPPLVAFLDRTDKLVPLGQEGALADFDAHLEEALDRILAEEQSAG from the coding sequence ATGCGTGAGTCCGTACAGGCAGAAGTCATGATGAGCTTTCTCGTGTCGGAGGAGCTCTCCTTCCGCATCCCGGTGGAGTTGCGCTACGGGACCAGTGATCCCTATGCCGTGCGGCTCACCTTCCATTTGCCCGGTGATGCCCCGGTGACCTGGGCGTTCGGACGCGAGCTGCTGGTCGACGGCGTCGGCCGGCCGTGCGGCGAGGGGGATGTGCACATCGCTCCCGCCGATTCCGAGATGCTGGGCGAGGTGCTGATCAGGCTTCAGGTCGGCTGCGATCAGGCCCTGTTCCGCTCCTCCGTACCGCCGCTGGTGGCCTTCCTGGACCGTACGGACAAGCTCGTGCCGCTGGGGCAGGAGGGTGCGCTGGCGGACTTCGACGCCCATCTGGAAGAGGCTCTGGACCGCATCCTGGCCGAGGAGCAGAGCGCCGGCTGA
- a CDS encoding IclR family transcriptional regulator — protein sequence MRLLETVAEHSYGAPAKQLARETGLALPTTYHLLRTLVHEGYLRREKGLFFLGDAAERLGSSGAQQKRRSAVADTLAHWRDSIGVPVYYAMYRDGEIEVMCVSDSPEAPAVEEWADFRATGHAHAIGQCLLSQLDEDARRDHLARYPVQSLTPYTVRDNDALLRRLTRMPRMGPVVERQEYVLGTVCAAVPITVGTTVATMAMSLPVHQADRLLPAAHRLQTEIGRHLGTLTLSISI from the coding sequence ATGCGCCTGCTGGAGACCGTCGCCGAACACAGTTACGGCGCCCCCGCGAAACAACTCGCCCGCGAGACCGGCCTCGCCCTCCCGACGACGTACCACCTGCTGCGCACCCTGGTGCACGAGGGCTATCTGCGCCGTGAGAAAGGGCTGTTCTTCCTCGGTGACGCGGCCGAACGGCTCGGCAGCAGCGGAGCACAGCAGAAACGTCGCAGCGCGGTGGCCGACACGCTGGCGCACTGGCGCGATTCCATCGGTGTGCCGGTGTACTACGCGATGTACCGGGACGGTGAGATCGAGGTCATGTGCGTCTCCGACTCCCCCGAGGCGCCTGCGGTCGAGGAGTGGGCCGACTTCCGCGCGACCGGCCATGCGCACGCCATCGGGCAGTGCCTGCTCTCCCAGCTGGACGAGGACGCCCGCCGCGACCATCTCGCCCGCTATCCCGTGCAGTCCCTCACTCCGTACACGGTGCGTGACAACGACGCCCTGTTGCGGCGGCTGACCCGGATGCCGCGCATGGGACCGGTGGTGGAGCGCCAGGAGTACGTGCTCGGGACGGTCTGTGCGGCGGTCCCGATCACGGTCGGCACCACCGTGGCCACGATGGCCATGTCGCTGCCTGTCCACCAGGCTGACCGGCTGTTGCCCGCAGCCCACCGGCTGCAGACGGAGATCGGGCGGCACCTGGGGACGCTCACCCTCTCTATCAGTATCTGA
- a CDS encoding DUF5326 family protein codes for MREIFAGLPWWVKWVAVPVIALVVFGGLIATVVGFVITLLFKALIFVALVGGLIYIVRKFLSNSSSRSDW; via the coding sequence ATGCGAGAGATCTTCGCGGGACTTCCGTGGTGGGTGAAGTGGGTCGCGGTGCCGGTCATCGCCCTGGTCGTGTTCGGCGGCCTGATAGCGACCGTGGTCGGATTCGTGATCACTCTGCTCTTCAAGGCGCTGATCTTCGTCGCTCTGGTTGGCGGACTCATCTACATCGTGCGCAAGTTCCTGTCGAACTCCTCGTCACGCAGCGACTGGTGA
- a CDS encoding cupin domain-containing protein gives MKAFRLDELEAERAANEGAYLQFLRERNMSVGLYALNAGEHDPQKPHNQDEVYFVVSGRASITVGLETTEVARGSVVYVPAGVTHKFHHISEDLRVLVVFSPPEA, from the coding sequence ATGAAGGCATTCCGGCTGGACGAACTGGAGGCGGAGCGCGCCGCCAACGAGGGGGCGTACCTTCAGTTCCTGCGGGAGCGGAACATGTCCGTCGGCCTGTACGCCCTCAACGCGGGCGAGCACGACCCGCAGAAGCCGCACAACCAGGACGAGGTGTACTTCGTCGTGAGCGGCCGGGCGTCGATCACGGTCGGACTGGAGACGACCGAGGTGGCGCGGGGGAGCGTCGTGTACGTGCCGGCCGGAGTCACCCACAAGTTCCACCACATCAGCGAGGACCTCAGGGTTCTCGTCGTCTTCTCTCCGCCCGAGGCGTGA
- a CDS encoding phage holin family protein, whose translation MKNFVVKTIANAGALAVAVWLLDKITLTGDSTAKKAGTLIVVALIFGLVNWLVKPIVKVLTFPLFILTLGLITLVVNALMLLLTSWVCGKLDLSFHVQGFWTAVVGGLIVSVVSWALHVVLPDED comes from the coding sequence ATGAAGAATTTTGTAGTCAAGACGATCGCCAACGCGGGCGCCCTGGCAGTTGCCGTGTGGCTGCTGGACAAGATCACTCTTACCGGTGACAGCACGGCCAAGAAGGCCGGAACGCTGATCGTCGTCGCACTGATCTTCGGTCTGGTGAACTGGCTGGTCAAGCCCATCGTGAAGGTCCTCACCTTCCCGCTGTTCATCCTGACCCTGGGCCTGATCACCCTGGTCGTGAACGCGCTGATGCTGCTGCTGACCTCCTGGGTGTGCGGCAAGCTCGATCTGAGTTTCCATGTGCAGGGCTTCTGGACGGCCGTCGTCGGCGGTCTGATCGTCTCCGTGGTCTCCTGGGCGCTGCACGTCGTACTGCCCGACGAGGACTGA
- a CDS encoding low molecular weight protein-tyrosine-phosphatase — MTYRVCFVCTGNICRSPMAESVFRARVTEAGLEDRVEVDSAGTGGWHEGEPADPRTVSVLEEHGYDSDHIVRQFEPSWFSRLDLVIALDAGHLKALRRLAPTEEDARKVRLLRSYDPAADDDLDVPDPYYGRRDSFEECLEMVQAASAGLLAAVREQLGGRAA; from the coding sequence ATGACCTACCGCGTCTGCTTCGTGTGCACCGGAAACATCTGCCGCTCCCCGATGGCCGAATCCGTCTTCCGCGCGCGGGTGACGGAAGCCGGCCTCGAGGACCGGGTGGAGGTCGACAGCGCCGGCACCGGCGGCTGGCACGAGGGCGAGCCCGCCGACCCGCGGACCGTCTCGGTCCTCGAAGAACACGGTTACGACAGCGATCACATAGTGCGCCAGTTCGAACCGTCGTGGTTCTCCCGCCTCGATCTCGTGATCGCCCTCGACGCCGGTCATCTCAAGGCCCTGCGCCGCCTCGCACCCACCGAGGAGGACGCACGCAAGGTCCGCCTGCTGCGCTCCTACGACCCTGCCGCCGATGACGACCTCGACGTCCCGGATCCGTACTACGGACGCCGGGACAGCTTCGAGGAATGCCTCGAGATGGTGCAGGCGGCGAGCGCCGGTCTGCTCGCCGCCGTACGCGAGCAGTTGGGAGGGCGGGCCGCATGA
- a CDS encoding cystathionine gamma-lyase, which translates to MSDTPNDAGRTGDGTRAVRAGLPEPVKHEPTLPGPVFAAHFHLPGEVTGPYAYGRDDNPTWTLLERAVGELEAPGRDDVETLVFASGMAAISSVLFSQLRAGDAVVLPSDGYQVLPLVRAQLEAYGIEVRTAPTGGDGQLEVLDGARLLWIESPSNPGLDVCDIRRLVAAAHAQGTRVAVDNTLATPLGQRPLSLGADFSVASGTKQLTGHGDLLLGYVAGRDAEAMAAVRRWRKIVGAISGPMETWLAHRSIATLQLRVDRQNATALAVAQALKQRSEVSGLRYPGLPDDPSHKIASQQMRRFGCVVSFTLPTRARAERFLQTLRLVEDATSFGGVRSTAERRRRWGGDAVPEGFVRMSVGAEDPEDLIADVLRALDESAE; encoded by the coding sequence ATGAGCGACACCCCCAACGACGCGGGTCGCACCGGCGACGGCACGCGCGCGGTGCGCGCGGGGCTGCCCGAGCCGGTCAAGCACGAGCCGACCCTGCCCGGACCGGTGTTCGCGGCGCACTTCCATCTGCCCGGCGAGGTGACGGGGCCGTACGCGTACGGCCGTGACGACAACCCGACCTGGACGCTGCTGGAGCGGGCTGTCGGCGAGTTGGAGGCGCCCGGGCGGGACGACGTCGAGACGCTGGTCTTCGCCTCCGGCATGGCCGCGATCTCCTCCGTGCTGTTCTCCCAGCTGCGCGCCGGGGACGCGGTCGTACTGCCCTCCGACGGCTACCAGGTGCTGCCGCTGGTCCGCGCCCAGCTGGAGGCGTACGGCATCGAGGTGCGCACGGCGCCCACCGGCGGTGACGGTCAGCTGGAGGTCCTCGACGGCGCCCGGCTGCTGTGGATCGAGTCCCCGTCGAACCCGGGGCTCGACGTGTGCGACATCCGGCGGCTGGTGGCGGCGGCCCATGCGCAGGGCACCCGGGTTGCCGTCGACAACACCCTCGCCACCCCGCTCGGACAGCGCCCACTGTCGCTGGGCGCCGACTTCTCCGTGGCCAGCGGCACCAAGCAGCTCACCGGCCACGGCGATCTGCTGCTGGGCTACGTCGCCGGCCGCGACGCCGAGGCGATGGCCGCCGTACGGCGCTGGCGCAAGATCGTCGGAGCGATCTCCGGGCCCATGGAGACCTGGCTCGCACACCGGTCCATCGCCACGCTTCAGCTGCGCGTCGACCGCCAGAACGCCACCGCCCTCGCGGTCGCGCAGGCCCTGAAGCAGCGGTCCGAGGTGTCCGGCCTGCGCTATCCCGGGCTGCCCGACGATCCCTCGCACAAGATCGCCTCACAGCAGATGCGCCGCTTCGGCTGCGTGGTCTCCTTCACGCTGCCCACGCGCGCGCGGGCGGAGCGTTTTCTCCAGACATTGCGCCTGGTGGAGGACGCCACGAGCTTCGGCGGGGTGCGTTCCACGGCCGAGCGCCGCCGCCGCTGGGGCGGGGACGCGGTCCCGGAGGGCTTCGTCCGTATGTCCGTGGGTGCCGAGGACCCCGAGGACCTGATCGCCGATGTGCTGCGGGCCCTGGACGAGTCCGCCGAGTGA
- a CDS encoding LysR family transcriptional regulator, whose protein sequence is MDLALLRTFVTVHRAGSFTRAAALLGLSQPAVTSQIRTLERQLGKPLFLRQARGVSPTTIGDELAHKAAPHLDALVEIAESGLDDESSLRTLHLAGPPEFTAERALPALTELTGDDGQGFALRASFGTAEEALEGLASGHHDLAISTARPRGALLTATPLCDEEHVLIAAPRWVERIDAEALRLKGAPALENLPVVEVHESLPFVSRYWASVFDSRPAASGTVIVPDLRAVLACAIAGAGLAVLPRYLCAAALDDGAIAPLNDPVVPPLRTYFLVVRTGTLAIPHIARAHEWLQRAAAAWC, encoded by the coding sequence ATGGACCTGGCCTTGCTGCGCACCTTCGTCACTGTGCACCGGGCTGGTTCCTTCACCCGCGCCGCCGCACTGCTCGGCCTCTCCCAGCCCGCCGTCACCTCACAGATCCGCACGCTGGAACGACAGCTGGGCAAGCCTCTCTTCCTCCGTCAGGCGCGCGGAGTGTCCCCGACGACCATCGGCGACGAACTCGCCCACAAGGCAGCGCCCCATCTCGACGCCCTGGTGGAGATAGCTGAGAGCGGCCTGGACGACGAGTCCTCCCTCAGAACCCTGCACCTTGCCGGCCCGCCCGAGTTCACCGCCGAACGCGCCCTGCCCGCCCTGACGGAACTGACCGGTGACGACGGCCAGGGGTTCGCGCTCCGCGCCTCCTTCGGTACGGCGGAGGAAGCGCTGGAGGGACTGGCCTCCGGACACCATGATCTGGCCATCAGCACGGCCCGGCCGCGCGGTGCTCTGCTCACCGCGACTCCGCTCTGCGACGAGGAACATGTGCTGATCGCCGCACCTCGCTGGGTGGAGCGGATCGACGCGGAGGCGCTGCGCCTCAAGGGCGCGCCGGCGCTGGAGAATCTGCCCGTCGTCGAGGTCCACGAGTCGCTGCCCTTTGTCTCGCGCTACTGGGCCTCCGTCTTCGACTCCCGCCCGGCCGCCTCAGGCACGGTCATCGTCCCGGATCTCCGGGCGGTCCTCGCCTGCGCGATCGCGGGTGCCGGACTCGCGGTGCTGCCCCGCTATCTGTGCGCCGCCGCCCTCGACGACGGCGCGATCGCGCCCCTGAACGACCCGGTCGTGCCACCGCTGCGCACCTACTTCCTGGTGGTGCGCACCGGTACCCTCGCCATCCCGCATATAGCGCGGGCCCACGAGTGGCTTCAGCGGGCCGCTGCGGCCTGGTGCTGA
- a CDS encoding NUDIX domain-containing protein codes for MTVRPVVKRTARAVLLDGDDLILIKRTKPGVDPYWVTPGGGVEPGDPTVVDALHREVSEELGAKITDVVPCFVDTVEHIGEDGGATGVKVQHFFVCRLESMDPALRHGPEVDEPAGEYEIVRVPFTRVGIASVHLVPLSLRHYLDGNIEGVRAMHAPDLG; via the coding sequence ATGACCGTCCGACCCGTGGTCAAGCGCACCGCCCGTGCCGTTCTCCTGGACGGTGACGACCTGATCCTGATCAAGCGCACCAAGCCTGGTGTCGATCCCTACTGGGTCACTCCCGGTGGTGGGGTCGAGCCCGGGGACCCGACTGTTGTGGACGCACTGCACCGGGAGGTGTCCGAGGAACTCGGCGCCAAGATCACAGATGTGGTGCCGTGCTTCGTGGACACCGTCGAGCACATCGGCGAGGACGGTGGTGCGACCGGCGTGAAGGTGCAGCACTTCTTCGTCTGCCGGCTGGAGTCCATGGACCCGGCCCTGCGGCACGGCCCCGAAGTGGACGAGCCAGCCGGTGAGTACGAGATCGTCCGCGTCCCCTTCACCCGCGTCGGCATCGCCTCCGTCCACCTTGTCCCGCTGTCACTGCGCCACTATTTGGACGGCAATATCGAGGGGGTGCGCGCCATGCACGCTCCCGACCTCGGTTAG